The genomic segment TCCTTGCTCTGCGAAGAAGAGCAGAAGCAAGTAGCTCTGCCTGATCAAGGTGTAAGGCGATAGCCAGCGCTCGGTTGATGTGCGGCAATGCCTGCTCAAACGTCAACAGATCTCGCCAAGCAGTGGCTATGACTTGCAGGAAACGCCCTTGAAAGCCTAAAAGCAGACCCCACGCTTGACCACGGGCGGCCTCCAAATCTGATTCTAGCCAGCGTAGGGGAGTACTGGCCTCTTGAATCGCTGACAGAACGTGGCCGCTGTAATAATAGCGCCAAGCTAACGCAAGACGGTCTTCATAGCAATCTATGATCTGACGATCTAGCGTTTTTAATACAGCAGCCCTGGACTTCGCTAGAGATTTCCTCTCAAAAACTCCTTCTTCGTTGTCGCAGAGAGTTTGACCATTTCCGAGCAGGCACTGCGGATCACAACCGATGATAGTAGCAATTCTCTGGAGCACATTCCTCGGCGGCATGCGCACGCCCGCTATGTAATTGGAGAGTGTACGGCGCGAGATTCCTACCTCATTAGCTACTTCTTGAATGGTGTATCCTTGTTTCTTAATCCAATATCCAATATCCAATAGAGGTTTCTACGGGACTCGATCTAGAACCATCCTTCATCACAGCCTCCAGCCAGATAGTGATGAAAGTGCGCAACTGCCTTTAGTATATACACATTTTCCGGCCTTGTACAGAGTAATGTGCAGAGAAAAATGATATGCCTTACAAAGGGCAAGTTATACAAGAAAGGCATGCGCAAAATGTGCTCACACTGTTCACAATTCGTGCTCAATGTGTTCCGCTCTGGAGGCCGTTTTAGACTGGCAGTCATCTATACTCAAAAGCAGATGCATCCAGAAATGGAATTTCAGCTTCGGCCCAGCTACATAGCACAGGTCAGGAGCGGTCTCTTAGGATAGAAGCAGACAAGTAAATAAGAGAAGACTGTGCCCGCCCTGGCCCCTGACAGCTTCACAGCTTCAGTTCTACATGCTGGTAAGCAACAAGCTTTTATTGGAGAGAAGAGAGAGGAAGGAGATCAGATGTTTGTCCGTCTCCCTCGCTGGCTCCCAGCTCCTTGCAGGTCAGCCTTTTCCTGGGTACCTCCCCACCCGCTCCCTCTACCAGGGAGCAAAGAGATCCTCCAGCGCCCCAATCTGCCGCTCATGCGGCCAGCGCTCCCGCAGACGCTCATAGACCTCTGCCAGCTTGTTGAAGTAGAGCCGCGACCCCAACCGGCGCGCCAACTGCACCGCCTCGGCCACGACGCTGCCGGCCTCTTCCATCGATCCCTGCTGCAGGCGCACCTGCGCATAGTAGTAGAGCAGATCCACCCTTGTGATAGGTTCCTGCTCTGGATCGCTCGTCTCCCCCTCCAATGCCTGCAGAGCCTTCTCTGCCGCTTTCGGCTGCCCCAGAAAGAGCTGTGTCTGCGCATCTCCAAAGACATAGAGCGAGTAGCGGCTCGACCGCTGATAGCTGTAGGCTGGGTCCTCTTCAGGCCGCTGCGGATAGTGCTCGTAAGCCAGTTCCCTGGCGCGGAGCGCTTCTTGCCTGGCCTGGCGCATAGCAGACACTTCCGCCAGTCCTGCGTACGTCCGCCCTTTCAGCAGGGGCGTGACCGCCGGCGTGAAGTGCGCCACAGCCTGCTGGTAGCAGGCCAGGGCTGCCGCACTCTGTCGCTGGTGAAAATGGAGGTTAGCCAGGCCAATCCAGGCCGCTATTGCCAGATTGCGATCGCCGGCTCGCCTGGCCAGTTCCAGCGCCCGCTTACCAGCCCGCGCCGCCTGCCCGAAGTCTTCGCGATCGGTCGCCAGCTCGCAGGTCAGCAACTGGGCCTGAGCCGCCAGCGCCGCGGCTCCTGCCTGGCTCAGCGTCGGCGACTGGGCCAGCAGCATGATTTGCTCCCTATAGAGGGGCAGCAGGGCCTCTACCTGAGCAGGGGCGCCGCCAAAGTAGAGATCTTGCAGGGCCCTGATGCCTCGCTGATAGGCAGCCAGCAGGTCTTGAGCGCAAAGCTGGGCGAGTGGCGGCAACTCCTGGCCGGCAGGCGCCATCAACTCACGCAGATCCTTAGCCAGAGCACGGCCAGAACCTTCCTCGGCTGGCAAGCCCAAGAGGCCCAACGCTTCGGGCGAGGCCTCAAGACAGCGACACAAACGCTGGATGCTATCAATGCGGATCGCCTCCCCGCGTTCAGCCCGCTCGACCGTCGAGAGCGAGACCCCCGCAAAATCGGCCAGCTCGCGCTGACTCCACCCGCGACGCTTGCGCGCCAGACGCAATGCCCTCGATTGCCTGTTCATGGAACCGGCTAGCCCGACGGGAACCCTTCACTTACTACCAGAGCTGAAAATGCTCCTCTAAGCTCGTCACTCTCTTTTCATGCTTCCATTGCAATTTAAGCGCTTGGTAGCTATTCGCAAATTTATGAAAGTAAAGACGTGACTCTATACTCCTGGCTTGATAAATCCCATTAACAAGGAATGTGCATTCCGCTTCAAGATCCCCTTGGGCATGGGCAAGAGCAGCCTGGTAATAAAGGAAATCCACGCGGTAGATGCCGGTGAGGGTCTCTGGAGGAATCTCCCTGGCTGCTTGCTCCAAGGCTGAGCGTGCTTCATGTATTTGCCCAAGCAAAAGACGCGTCTGAACGTCACCAAAGATGTAGAGCGCATAGCGGCGTGGACCATTCTCGGCAAGATAATGCTGGTAGGCCAGGTCAAGCGCTTGACTGGCCCCTGCTCGATCTCCACAGAGCGCTGAAGCCTCAGCTAGGCCGGCGTAGATTCGCCCCTTCAAGGCAGGAGAGATAGACGACTTTTCCTCATCTACAAAGGTCAATGCGCGCCGGTAGGCACGTATGGCGACAGTCCCTTGTCCCTGGTGCCAACCGACATTAGCAAGGCGTATACAAGCAACAACAGAGAGGCTTGCATCCTGAGCTTGCCGCGCAAAGTCGAGGGCTCGTTTGCCGTACTGGATCGCTGTACCAAAATCAGTGCGTTCAGTCGCAAGGGCACATCCCAACTCACAGGCTGAAGCAGCCAGACGGGCAGATTCTCGCTGCAGCGGCGAAGTACGTTCTGCAAGGGCGCTAAGCTGCTGAATATAGAGAGGGAGGATAGCCTCTAGATAGATAAATTTACCTTCATTGTAGAGGCCCTGGCATGCTTCTACAGCTCGCCTGTAGAGGGCCAAAAGCTCATCTGACCACAGGGAGGCAATAGAAGCAATTGAGCTGGATGGAACTGCAATCATCCCCCCTGCAAGGCTGGCAAGGAGCAAGCTAGCATCTCGTCTCTTCATGGCCTCTTCCTCGTCGTTGGCATCTTTTTCTGTTTGCACAAAGCCCGTAGTGAAAGGGGGCACAGCAGCAGAAATCGATGATCCTCGCAACAGGGCAGCTGACGGTCCTGCCGATATCTGTCCTGTTCCTACCAAAGGAGGGACTAATCCTAACTCTTCCGGCGTACGTCCCAGGCATTGGCAGAGACGCTGTACGCTATCTATGCGGATCGGCTCTCCACGCTCTGCACGCTCTACTGTCGCAACACTAATGCCCGCAAAGTCTGCTAATTGTTGCTGACTCCAGCCGCGCTGCATTCGCGCTGTACGCAAAAGCAGATTGACCTTTCTCTGCAGCTGTTTACCAGGATCGTCATCCAGCGGCCCCATCTACAGACACTCCTCCTCTTCCTATAAACACAGCGTCTTTCTTCCTCACTTTCCGCCCTCAATCTATCCATCAACTATCGACAGTATAACACAGACAAGAGTCTCTGCAGAAGAAAGAGCGGTGTTAACACCACTCAATGCTGGCCAAGCCTTTACAACTGAAGGGAAATCCTGCAGAACTGATAGCTTAGATAAGGCTCCCTGCCAGAAACGCAGGCTATACTCATGGATAGTAACGCGATATGTATGGCGATTTATCCATTCAAATAGAACCGCTAGTGACAACCACCCTACAAGCCAGGGGTCCTTATGGTGACGTTTCCCCAGCACCTGGAAAGAGAAAGAGACTGTTGCTCCTCTCAGGGCAGGGCTGGGGCAGCAGCCTCCACGGCAAGGAAGACTGCTGCCTGGCAGGCAGATGCATCCAGAAATGGAATTTCAGCTTTGGCCCAGCTACATAGCAAAGGTCAGGAGCGGCCTCTTAGGATAAGAAGGGGCCAATGATAAAGTAGCCGTTCCAAGGAGAACTTGGATTGATAAGAGCTTT from the Thermogemmatispora onikobensis genome contains:
- a CDS encoding helix-turn-helix domain-containing protein; this encodes MNRQSRALRLARKRRGWSQRELADFAGVSLSTVERAERGEAIRIDSIQRLCRCLEASPEALGLLGLPAEEGSGRALAKDLRELMAPAGQELPPLAQLCAQDLLAAYQRGIRALQDLYFGGAPAQVEALLPLYREQIMLLAQSPTLSQAGAAALAAQAQLLTCELATDREDFGQAARAGKRALELARRAGDRNLAIAAWIGLANLHFHQRQSAAALACYQQAVAHFTPAVTPLLKGRTYAGLAEVSAMRQARQEALRARELAYEHYPQRPEEDPAYSYQRSSRYSLYVFGDAQTQLFLGQPKAAEKALQALEGETSDPEQEPITRVDLLYYYAQVRLQQGSMEEAGSVVAEAVQLARRLGSRLYFNKLAEVYERLRERWPHERQIGALEDLFAPW
- a CDS encoding helix-turn-helix domain-containing protein, whose amino-acid sequence is MGPLDDDPGKQLQRKVNLLLRTARMQRGWSQQQLADFAGISVATVERAERGEPIRIDSVQRLCQCLGRTPEELGLVPPLVGTGQISAGPSAALLRGSSISAAVPPFTTGFVQTEKDANDEEEAMKRRDASLLLASLAGGMIAVPSSSIASIASLWSDELLALYRRAVEACQGLYNEGKFIYLEAILPLYIQQLSALAERTSPLQRESARLAASACELGCALATERTDFGTAIQYGKRALDFARQAQDASLSVVACIRLANVGWHQGQGTVAIRAYRRALTFVDEEKSSISPALKGRIYAGLAEASALCGDRAGASQALDLAYQHYLAENGPRRYALYIFGDVQTRLLLGQIHEARSALEQAAREIPPETLTGIYRVDFLYYQAALAHAQGDLEAECTFLVNGIYQARSIESRLYFHKFANSYQALKLQWKHEKRVTSLEEHFQLW